A section of the Serratia liquefaciens ATCC 27592 genome encodes:
- a CDS encoding DUF2076 domain-containing protein, producing the protein MQSEEQRLIDGLFGRLKEAETKTGQRDLQAEQQINQHIREQPSAPYYMAQAMIIQEAALKQLDQRVKDLESQIAQQQQNNANQQSSGGFLAGLFGGGNRNAPSPREQYQAQQQNNAAWNNQPQGGYAQQQQPAYSQPQQAAPSRAGGFLGGALQTAAGVAGGVVLADMLTGMFRHSQPQEIVNIIDETPATPVDDSAMNNFDASNNLDTFNNGGDSRFLNQDNGFQNADYQNDDNTDFADDDYSDDDSFI; encoded by the coding sequence ATGCAATCCGAAGAACAACGTCTTATCGATGGTCTGTTTGGCCGTTTGAAAGAAGCCGAGACCAAGACGGGCCAGAGGGATCTCCAGGCAGAGCAGCAAATCAACCAACACATCCGTGAACAGCCTTCCGCGCCTTATTACATGGCTCAGGCGATGATCATTCAGGAAGCGGCGCTGAAGCAGCTCGACCAGCGGGTGAAGGATCTGGAGAGCCAGATTGCCCAGCAACAGCAAAATAACGCCAACCAACAAAGCAGCGGCGGCTTTCTGGCCGGGCTGTTTGGTGGCGGTAATCGCAACGCGCCAAGCCCGCGCGAGCAGTATCAGGCGCAACAGCAGAATAACGCGGCATGGAACAACCAGCCGCAGGGAGGCTATGCTCAACAGCAGCAACCGGCCTACAGCCAACCGCAGCAGGCAGCACCTTCACGTGCCGGCGGGTTCCTCGGCGGGGCATTGCAGACTGCCGCCGGCGTGGCAGGCGGTGTGGTGCTGGCCGACATGTTGACCGGTATGTTCCGCCATTCACAACCACAGGAAATTGTTAATATTATCGATGAAACGCCGGCAACACCGGTGGATGACAGCGCGATGAATAATTTCGACGCGTCCAACAATCTCGATACCTTTAACAACGGCGGTGATAGCCGCTTCCTCAACCAAGATAACGGCTTCCAGAACGCGGATTATCAAAACGACGATAACACCGATTTCGCCGACGACGACTACAGCGACGACGATTCGTTTATCTGA
- a CDS encoding helix-turn-helix transcriptional regulator, with protein MQSEALSGPKALGAFLRAHRERITPEMLGLPTAPRRRTSGLRREELAQISGISATWYTWIEQGREVSISPHTLARIAKALRLGHAERHYLFTLARVADPEQEQPHEADNSAVLQSVNQVTVPCYLLDITWNVVAWNPAAESLFCGWLGQAATPNLLHFMFFHPLAKTLVSDWEERARRVVAEFRAETSHHQNTEEMRAFVRNMTHNSEAFHHWWKQHDVLAREGGERTFAHVQHGELRYRQLTFNPSENSGLKLVMLIPLT; from the coding sequence ATGCAATCTGAAGCCTTATCCGGCCCCAAAGCCCTCGGCGCTTTCCTGCGTGCGCACCGTGAACGCATCACGCCGGAAATGCTGGGTTTACCCACCGCACCACGCCGCCGCACCAGTGGACTGCGCCGTGAAGAGCTGGCGCAAATCAGCGGTATCAGCGCCACCTGGTATACCTGGATCGAGCAAGGCCGCGAGGTATCCATCTCGCCGCATACGCTGGCGCGTATCGCCAAAGCACTGCGGTTAGGGCATGCCGAGCGCCACTACCTGTTTACCCTGGCGCGAGTCGCAGACCCCGAACAGGAGCAACCTCACGAAGCCGACAACAGCGCGGTGCTGCAAAGCGTTAACCAGGTAACGGTGCCTTGCTACCTGCTGGATATCACCTGGAATGTCGTCGCCTGGAACCCGGCGGCGGAAAGCCTGTTCTGTGGTTGGCTGGGCCAAGCCGCTACGCCCAATCTGCTGCACTTTATGTTTTTCCACCCGTTAGCCAAAACGCTGGTCAGCGACTGGGAGGAACGGGCACGCCGCGTGGTCGCCGAGTTTCGTGCCGAAACCAGCCACCATCAAAATACCGAAGAGATGCGGGCTTTCGTCCGCAACATGACGCACAACAGCGAAGCCTTCCATCACTGGTGGAAACAGCATGACGTACTGGCACGCGAGGGGGGCGAGCGTACCTTCGCTCATGTGCAACACGGGGAGCTGCGCTATCGTCAACTGACGTTTAATCCATCGGAAAATAGCGGTCTGAAACTGGTGATGCTGATCCCTCTGACGTAA
- a CDS encoding class I SAM-dependent methyltransferase, with the protein MSNSNSHKNAVDRQFGEQASAYLTSAVHAQGKDLQRLSQLLEPYPDARLLDLGCGAGHASFIAAAKVAQVVAYDLSAQMLAVVSQAAVEKGFNNIQVQQGVAESLPFEDASFDLVISRYSAHHWHDVGQALREVRRVLKPGGRAIFMDVVSPGHPLLDIYLQTVEVLRDTSHVRNYAPGEWLGLLTESGLLVREVTSDRLYLEFSSWVARMRTPEHFVTAIRALQQGVSEEVLQHFAIQPDGSFTSDIMMFEAVRG; encoded by the coding sequence ATGAGCAACAGCAACAGCCATAAAAATGCGGTCGATCGTCAATTTGGTGAGCAGGCCAGCGCCTATCTGACCAGCGCAGTTCATGCACAGGGGAAGGATCTGCAGCGACTGTCTCAGTTGCTGGAGCCTTATCCCGATGCCAGGCTGCTGGATCTGGGGTGTGGGGCCGGGCATGCCAGCTTTATCGCCGCAGCGAAAGTGGCTCAGGTTGTGGCCTACGATTTGTCGGCGCAAATGCTGGCGGTAGTGAGCCAGGCCGCGGTAGAGAAAGGTTTCAATAATATTCAGGTGCAGCAGGGCGTCGCGGAATCACTGCCGTTTGAGGACGCCAGCTTCGATCTGGTGATTAGCCGCTATTCGGCCCACCATTGGCATGATGTCGGCCAGGCGCTGCGCGAAGTGCGCCGGGTGTTGAAACCGGGCGGCAGAGCGATCTTTATGGATGTGGTCTCACCGGGGCATCCGCTGCTGGATATCTATCTGCAAACCGTTGAGGTGCTGCGTGACACTTCGCATGTCCGCAATTATGCGCCGGGTGAATGGTTGGGGTTACTGACTGAATCAGGGCTGCTGGTACGGGAAGTGACGTCGGACAGGTTATATCTGGAATTCAGCAGTTGGGTCGCGCGTATGCGTACGCCGGAGCATTTCGTTACCGCGATCCGAGCGTTGCAACAGGGGGTTTCTGAAGAGGTGCTGCAGCATTTTGCCATTCAGCCGGACGGCTCATTCACCAGCGATATTATGATGTTTGAGGCGGTCAGAGGATAA
- the aqpZ gene encoding aquaporin Z yields the protein MSKRLFAEFFGTFWLVFGGCGSAVLAAAFPQLGIGFLGVALAFGLTVVTMAYAVGHISGGHFNPAVTVGLFAGGRFAAKDVIPYVIAQVIGGIAAAAVLYLIASGKAGFDPTGGGFASNGYGEHSPGGYSLQSAIVIELVLTAFFLIVIHGVTDKRAPAGFAPLAIGLTLTLIHLISIPVTNTSVNPARSTGVAIFQGTWALQQLWVFWLVPLVGGAIGGLIYRCLLEDKK from the coding sequence ATGTCAAAGCGACTTTTTGCCGAATTTTTTGGCACATTTTGGTTGGTGTTCGGTGGTTGTGGTAGCGCAGTATTAGCAGCTGCATTCCCACAACTGGGTATTGGTTTTCTTGGTGTCGCACTCGCTTTTGGTCTGACTGTAGTCACTATGGCTTATGCCGTTGGCCATATTTCTGGCGGGCACTTTAACCCGGCCGTTACCGTAGGTTTATTTGCCGGCGGTCGCTTCGCCGCGAAAGACGTTATTCCCTACGTGATTGCTCAAGTGATTGGCGGGATTGCTGCAGCGGCGGTGTTGTATTTGATCGCCAGCGGCAAAGCAGGTTTTGATCCTACCGGCGGCGGCTTTGCTTCCAACGGTTACGGTGAACATTCACCGGGCGGTTATTCTCTGCAATCCGCGATTGTTATTGAATTGGTATTGACCGCATTCTTCCTGATCGTTATTCATGGCGTGACAGATAAACGTGCACCGGCAGGATTTGCTCCGCTGGCCATCGGTTTGACATTAACGCTGATCCACCTGATCAGTATTCCGGTAACCAATACTTCTGTTAACCCGGCACGCAGTACCGGTGTAGCAATATTCCAGGGAACCTGGGCATTGCAACAGCTTTGGGTATTCTGGCTGGTGCCATTAGTCGGTGGTGCTATCGGCGGCCTGATTTATCGCTGCCTGTTGGAAGACAAGAAGTAA
- a CDS encoding esterase-like activity of phytase family protein: protein MKIKSVSLLISALFPLFSYAATDVEVARYIVSFPGGEHVSYQGAFAKNFPQGLPVGIGSGLVFNGREGKDLLLTTLTDRGPNADAPAVGDQEAKIFANPQFVPLLMDIRVGDGKAVASNLRPLHDQQGPISGLPLPAGLIGSTNEVALSDTLKTLESDRRGLDTEGITPDGKGGYWLCDEYGPFLIHIDNQGKILAKYGPTPEQGEQAVASGLPNIIKWRQPNRGFEGITRLPDGRILAAVQSTLDVDGKSKNKAQFTRLVSFDPASGKTAMYGYPIDIDSYKKAKDAKVGDIVAVDNQHILLVEQGSDKDKQMINKIYLVDLSQASDLTAFEGKGKALEFDDAKDLAKRGVKLAQKREVVDLRKLGWQQEKVEGLSLIDDRTLAVINDNDFGLQAKLVDAQPKAKKIGDYQLDKQGSLSLDGKAVSTRIELQPLEKPESLSELWVLTLPQPLK from the coding sequence ATGAAAATAAAATCAGTTTCGCTGTTAATCAGCGCGTTGTTCCCCCTGTTTTCTTATGCTGCCACCGACGTTGAAGTGGCGCGTTATATTGTCAGTTTTCCGGGTGGCGAGCATGTGAGTTATCAGGGAGCATTCGCCAAGAATTTCCCGCAAGGATTACCGGTGGGTATCGGATCGGGCCTGGTATTCAATGGGCGTGAGGGTAAGGACTTGCTGTTAACGACGTTGACCGATCGCGGCCCGAATGCCGACGCGCCTGCGGTAGGCGATCAGGAAGCGAAAATCTTCGCTAATCCGCAGTTTGTGCCGTTGCTGATGGATATTCGTGTTGGCGACGGCAAGGCGGTCGCCAGCAACTTGCGTCCGCTGCATGACCAGCAAGGCCCTATCAGCGGATTACCGCTACCGGCGGGGTTGATTGGTTCAACCAATGAAGTAGCGCTGAGCGACACGCTGAAAACGTTGGAAAGCGATCGACGTGGGCTGGATACCGAAGGCATCACGCCGGACGGTAAAGGCGGCTATTGGCTGTGTGATGAATATGGCCCATTCCTGATCCATATCGACAATCAGGGCAAGATCCTCGCCAAATACGGCCCGACCCCGGAGCAGGGGGAGCAAGCGGTGGCCAGCGGGTTACCGAATATCATCAAGTGGCGCCAGCCGAACCGGGGCTTCGAAGGGATCACTCGTTTGCCGGACGGCCGCATTCTGGCTGCGGTGCAGAGTACGCTCGACGTCGACGGCAAGAGTAAAAACAAGGCGCAGTTTACGCGCTTGGTCAGTTTTGATCCGGCCAGCGGCAAAACGGCCATGTACGGCTATCCGATCGATATCGACAGCTATAAAAAAGCCAAAGACGCCAAGGTGGGTGACATCGTGGCGGTGGATAACCAACATATCCTGCTGGTTGAGCAGGGCAGCGATAAAGACAAGCAGATGATCAATAAGATCTATCTGGTCGATCTCAGCCAGGCGAGCGATCTGACGGCTTTCGAAGGTAAAGGAAAGGCGCTGGAGTTTGACGATGCCAAAGATCTCGCCAAGCGCGGCGTGAAGCTGGCGCAGAAACGTGAAGTGGTGGATCTGCGTAAATTGGGTTGGCAACAAGAGAAGGTAGAGGGCCTGTCGCTAATTGACGATCGCACCCTGGCGGTGATTAACGATAACGATTTTGGCCTGCAGGCCAAGCTGGTGGACGCACAACCCAAGGCCAAGAAAATCGGCGATTATCAGCTGGATAAACAGGGCAGCCTGAGCCTGGACGGCAAAGCGGTATCCACCCGTATCGAGCTGCAACCGCTGGAGAAACCGGAATCGCTTAGCGAGCTGTGGGTGCTGACGCTACCGCAACCGCTGAAGTAA
- a CDS encoding low temperature requirement protein A, with the protein MSQTLLRVRDGHGASVSFSELLFDLIYVFAVTQLSHYLLHHLTLTGAVETLLLWFAVWLAWQYTAWVTNWFNPDTRPIRILLFGIMLLGLFASSALPQAFGERGLTFALFYVAIQVGRSCVVLKLLPAGHPLKQNFRRIFGWMCISAVFWILGGLAEGHNRLVLWALAVLCEYVSPMFGFRLPVLGRSDSSSEWTIEGHHLAERCQLFVIVALGETILITGSTLSEMESWSAPVLIASLVAFLGSLAMWWVYFDTSSKAGSHAISQAENPGQLGANFHYVHVVLVGAIIVCAVANELVIAHPDGHIDNVTAAVLLLGPAIYLLANALYKRLVYRRFPLSHLVGLIALAVLAPIAYLTDLLMVNGLTTLIMVAVAVWESISRGRTPQAGGFH; encoded by the coding sequence ATGTCGCAAACCTTACTGCGTGTTCGTGATGGTCATGGCGCTTCGGTTTCGTTTTCGGAACTGCTGTTCGATCTGATTTACGTTTTTGCCGTTACCCAACTTTCCCACTACCTGCTGCACCATCTGACGCTGACCGGCGCGGTGGAAACGCTGCTGCTGTGGTTCGCCGTTTGGCTGGCCTGGCAATACACCGCCTGGGTCACCAACTGGTTTAACCCGGATACCCGTCCTATCCGTATTCTGCTGTTTGGCATCATGTTGTTGGGCCTGTTCGCTTCTTCTGCTCTGCCACAGGCCTTTGGCGAACGCGGGCTGACTTTTGCGCTGTTTTACGTGGCGATCCAGGTAGGCAGATCGTGCGTGGTGCTGAAGCTGCTGCCCGCCGGCCATCCACTGAAACAAAACTTCCGCCGTATTTTTGGCTGGATGTGTATTTCAGCGGTGTTCTGGATCCTTGGCGGCCTGGCGGAAGGTCATAACCGACTGGTGCTGTGGGCCCTGGCCGTATTGTGCGAATACGTTTCGCCGATGTTCGGCTTCCGCTTACCGGTGCTGGGTCGCTCCGACAGCAGCAGCGAATGGACTATCGAAGGCCATCATCTGGCGGAACGCTGCCAACTATTCGTGATCGTAGCGCTGGGGGAAACCATTCTGATTACCGGTTCGACCCTCAGCGAAATGGAGTCCTGGAGCGCGCCGGTGCTGATTGCCTCACTGGTGGCGTTTCTCGGCAGCCTGGCGATGTGGTGGGTCTATTTTGATACCAGCAGCAAAGCCGGCAGCCATGCTATCAGCCAGGCGGAAAACCCCGGCCAACTGGGCGCTAACTTCCATTACGTACACGTGGTGCTGGTTGGCGCGATCATCGTCTGCGCCGTTGCCAATGAACTGGTGATCGCCCACCCTGACGGCCATATCGACAATGTGACGGCAGCAGTGCTGCTGCTGGGCCCGGCGATTTACCTGCTCGCCAACGCACTTTACAAGCGGTTGGTGTATCGTCGGTTCCCGCTTTCGCACCTGGTGGGATTGATCGCTTTGGCGGTATTGGCGCCGATAGCCTACCTCACCGATTTACTGATGGTGAATGGCCTGACCACGTTGATTATGGTGGCCGTCGCGGTGTGGGAGAGTATTTCACGCGGCAGAACGCCGCAGGCCGGCGGCTTTCACTGA
- a CDS encoding YdgH/BhsA/McbA family protein: MKLLPGIAAVLLAAASFSSFAAPLSSVKQINTEQASGMQSLGVVSVSGVSGSPGDAVHALKEKAQADGASSIRIIGLDTPGDSSNWRGNAEIYR, from the coding sequence ATGAAACTATTACCTGGCATCGCAGCAGTTCTTTTGGCAGCCGCTTCATTCTCTTCCTTTGCAGCGCCGCTGTCATCGGTAAAACAGATCAATACAGAGCAGGCCAGCGGTATGCAAAGCCTTGGCGTAGTGTCGGTTTCCGGCGTTAGCGGTTCTCCGGGCGATGCGGTTCACGCACTGAAAGAAAAAGCTCAGGCGGACGGCGCCAGCAGCATTCGTATTATCGGGTTGGACACCCCGGGGGATTCCAGCAACTGGCGCGGTAATGCAGAAATATATCGTTAA
- a CDS encoding class I SAM-dependent methyltransferase encodes MLNATRLQLKNHFSYLQQFMASPRTIGTLAPSSPWLCQAMLNQVEWTGALSIAELGAADGVLTKRILGRMRADASLEAFEIQSHFVHQLRKIDDRRLQVMDRSAEEMAGDYDVVFSCLPLLSIPLKISMRILQQAQQRLLARNGTLVLFQYSHLSEKLLSRYFHWKRLRVVRNFPPALVYICTPR; translated from the coding sequence ATGTTAAACGCGACACGGCTGCAACTGAAAAACCACTTTTCCTACCTCCAGCAGTTTATGGCTTCGCCGCGCACCATTGGTACGCTGGCACCTTCTTCCCCCTGGCTATGTCAGGCGATGTTGAATCAGGTTGAATGGACCGGGGCGCTGTCGATCGCCGAACTGGGCGCGGCGGACGGCGTGCTGACCAAACGGATATTAGGCCGGATGCGTGCAGATGCTTCGCTCGAGGCCTTTGAAATCCAATCTCATTTTGTTCATCAGCTGCGGAAAATTGACGATCGTCGCCTGCAAGTGATGGATCGCTCGGCTGAAGAGATGGCCGGCGATTATGACGTGGTGTTCTCTTGCCTGCCGTTGCTGTCGATCCCGCTAAAAATCAGCATGCGTATTTTGCAGCAGGCCCAGCAGCGTTTGCTCGCGCGCAACGGAACCTTGGTGCTGTTTCAGTACAGCCACCTGTCGGAAAAGCTGCTGTCCCGCTATTTTCACTGGAAGCGGCTGCGGGTGGTGCGCAACTTCCCGCCGGCGTTGGTTTACATTTGCACGCCGCGTTAG
- a CDS encoding GNAT family N-acetyltransferase: MTQRIIPLAECPQFSDVCAAWAFGQWGSQRGGSLERTRQRFAQCAQPSEDYTTLLAIEDERPLGMASLWPSDDHHRMDLSPWLAGVFVHPDHRRQGIAQRLEAAIVLLARQRNHPVLHLITDKSEALYAGWGWQTIERRRQYDGEVVVMEKKLG, encoded by the coding sequence ATGACCCAACGTATTATTCCATTGGCGGAGTGCCCACAGTTCAGCGACGTTTGCGCCGCATGGGCGTTTGGTCAATGGGGTTCGCAACGCGGCGGTTCACTGGAACGCACGCGCCAACGCTTTGCCCAGTGCGCGCAGCCGAGCGAAGATTACACCACCCTGCTGGCGATCGAGGACGAACGCCCGCTGGGCATGGCCAGCCTGTGGCCGAGCGACGATCATCATCGGATGGACCTTTCTCCCTGGCTGGCCGGCGTATTCGTCCACCCGGATCACCGTCGCCAGGGCATTGCGCAACGGCTGGAGGCGGCCATCGTGTTGTTGGCACGCCAACGCAATCACCCCGTATTGCACCTGATCACCGATAAATCCGAGGCGCTGTATGCGGGTTGGGGCTGGCAGACCATCGAACGCCGACGGCAATATGATGGCGAAGTGGTGGTGATGGAAAAAAAGCTGGGCTAA
- a CDS encoding ABC transporter substrate-binding protein, with the protein MRNSLMLLLFSLLLGVFNVQAKMVTDITGRQVEVPDNPQRIVVGESRMLYTLALLEPGNPAQRIVGWPEDMARFDAQSWQLYTQKFPQIKAIPSISKGNFRQVNIENLIQLKPDLVILARYAKEEGDSDLLLTALSKAGIAVIYVDLRVDLLHNTVPSVRLLGEVLNRQQRAEQFIDFYQQHMAVIQQRLASYRGPKPKVMLHLHLGRRETCCTTAAHGNLGDLLAFAGGDNIASASIKGVYGELNPETILTANPDIYIATGMAGPQGKRFSDLRLGPLVTQQEADESFRQIMQKQPMLANLKAIKNHQAWSIWHNFYLSPYHVVAVEMFAKAFYPDLFADINPQQTFKQLYQQFLPLPFSGTYWSQLQNE; encoded by the coding sequence ATGCGCAATTCCCTCATGTTACTGCTGTTTTCCTTGCTGCTTGGCGTTTTTAACGTTCAGGCGAAAATGGTCACCGACATCACTGGTCGCCAGGTTGAGGTGCCGGATAATCCGCAGCGCATCGTGGTTGGCGAAAGCCGCATGCTGTATACCCTGGCGTTGCTGGAGCCGGGTAATCCTGCACAACGAATTGTCGGCTGGCCGGAAGACATGGCGCGTTTCGATGCGCAAAGCTGGCAGCTGTATACGCAGAAATTTCCTCAGATCAAAGCCATACCCTCTATCAGCAAGGGCAACTTCCGCCAGGTTAACATTGAAAATCTGATCCAGTTGAAACCGGATCTGGTGATCCTTGCCCGCTATGCGAAGGAGGAGGGCGACAGCGATTTGCTGCTAACGGCGCTGAGTAAGGCGGGTATTGCCGTTATCTACGTCGATTTACGGGTCGACCTGCTGCATAACACCGTACCCAGCGTTCGACTGCTGGGTGAGGTGCTCAACCGTCAGCAGCGTGCGGAGCAGTTTATCGACTTCTACCAGCAGCATATGGCGGTGATCCAGCAGCGTCTGGCCAGCTATCGGGGGCCAAAGCCCAAGGTCATGCTGCATTTGCACCTCGGGCGGCGTGAAACCTGCTGCACCACCGCGGCTCATGGCAATCTCGGCGATCTGCTGGCCTTTGCCGGCGGCGACAATATCGCCAGCGCCAGTATCAAAGGGGTTTATGGGGAACTGAACCCGGAAACCATTCTGACCGCCAATCCTGATATTTACATTGCCACCGGCATGGCCGGTCCACAGGGTAAGCGCTTTTCCGATTTGCGTCTGGGGCCGCTGGTTACCCAGCAGGAAGCGGATGAAAGCTTCCGTCAGATCATGCAAAAACAGCCGATGCTCGCCAACCTGAAAGCGATAAAAAATCATCAGGCCTGGAGTATCTGGCACAACTTCTATCTCAGCCCGTACCACGTCGTGGCGGTCGAAATGTTCGCCAAAGCGTTTTACCCGGATCTGTTTGCTGACATCAACCCGCAACAGACCTTTAAGCAACTCTATCAACAATTTTTGCCGTTACCTTTTTCAGGGACCTATTGGAGTCAGTTACAAAATGAATAA
- a CDS encoding TonB-dependent siderophore receptor gives MNNTQRGWWCALPLAACASAPAIGADKTAEKEPGETLVVVGQASAKGVQSYQPLTSVTATRTETSLLNVPQAIDVVPQQVLTDQAVSSLDEALYNVSGITQANTLGGTQDAVMKRGFGDNRDGSILRDGVRSVQARNFTPTTERVEVLKGPASMLYGMGEPGGMINMITKKPQLQQRTHVEGWGSSFKGGGGQLDVTGPLGTSGFAYRMIVDHDETDYWRNFGRNRQTVIAPSLMWYGESTTVRVAYEHMEYLVPFDRGTIIDSRTGKPVNTPRDRRFDESYNATRGDQDSVTLQVDQVLNESWKSSLTYAYSRNSYSDNQARALALDPETGVLSRQADSTAHAVSHANAVQLTLNGDVDWGSINHQMLFGFDFEDNRTYRGDMIRGKKNSDFNIYDPVYGLMPTSNAVSAKDSDQRENLTSYGWFMQDSVQLTDKWLVMGGLRYDAFDVFAGKGRPFVTNTDSSDGKLVPRAGVVYKLTPYVSLYSSYTESFKPNSSIASQIGSLPPEQGKAWEVGSKVELPNGVTGTLALFDITKRNVMVSELVGGETVTRTAGRVRSQGVELDVAGNITDSLSMIGSYAYTDARVVDDPDNKGKEMTNVARHTASLFLTQDLGSPGLYSGDNVRIGAGARYVGRRPGDAANSFSLDNYTVADAFAAYTMPVQGYRVKWQLNVKNLFDKTYYPSSGGNLRVAVGEPREVVLRASVDF, from the coding sequence ATGAATAATACCCAGCGCGGCTGGTGGTGCGCACTGCCTCTGGCGGCCTGTGCTTCTGCTCCGGCGATCGGCGCCGACAAAACCGCCGAAAAAGAACCAGGGGAAACCCTGGTGGTGGTCGGCCAGGCCTCTGCGAAGGGCGTGCAAAGTTATCAGCCGCTGACCAGCGTGACCGCCACCCGAACTGAGACCAGCCTGCTGAACGTGCCGCAGGCAATCGACGTGGTGCCGCAGCAGGTGCTTACCGATCAGGCGGTCAGCAGCCTGGATGAAGCGCTGTATAACGTCAGTGGCATTACCCAGGCGAACACCTTGGGCGGTACCCAGGACGCGGTGATGAAGCGCGGTTTTGGTGATAACCGCGACGGCTCCATTTTGCGTGACGGCGTGCGTTCGGTGCAGGCGCGTAATTTTACCCCGACCACTGAGCGGGTTGAGGTGCTGAAAGGCCCGGCTTCGATGCTTTACGGCATGGGGGAACCGGGCGGGATGATCAACATGATCACCAAAAAGCCGCAGCTGCAGCAGCGCACCCATGTGGAAGGCTGGGGCAGCAGCTTCAAGGGCGGCGGTGGTCAGTTGGACGTCACCGGTCCGCTTGGTACCTCCGGGTTCGCCTACCGGATGATTGTCGATCACGATGAAACCGATTACTGGCGTAACTTTGGCCGTAACCGCCAAACGGTGATTGCGCCGTCGCTGATGTGGTACGGCGAGAGCACCACGGTACGCGTTGCCTACGAACATATGGAATATCTGGTGCCGTTTGACCGCGGCACCATCATTGATTCACGCACCGGCAAGCCGGTAAATACGCCGCGCGACCGCCGTTTCGACGAAAGTTATAACGCCACGCGGGGCGATCAGGACAGCGTCACCCTGCAGGTTGATCAGGTGCTGAATGAAAGCTGGAAAAGCTCTCTGACCTACGCCTATAGCCGTAACAGTTACAGTGACAATCAGGCGCGCGCGCTGGCTTTGGATCCTGAAACTGGCGTGCTGTCGCGCCAGGCCGACTCCACCGCCCATGCTGTCAGCCATGCCAACGCGGTACAGCTGACGCTCAACGGTGACGTTGACTGGGGCAGCATCAACCACCAGATGCTGTTTGGCTTTGATTTTGAAGATAACCGTACCTACCGCGGCGATATGATCCGTGGCAAGAAGAACAGCGATTTCAATATCTATGATCCGGTGTATGGCCTGATGCCAACCTCGAACGCCGTCAGTGCCAAAGACAGCGATCAGCGTGAAAACCTCACCAGCTACGGCTGGTTTATGCAGGATTCCGTTCAATTGACCGATAAATGGTTGGTGATGGGCGGGCTGCGTTATGACGCTTTTGACGTTTTTGCCGGTAAAGGGCGGCCGTTTGTCACCAACACCGACAGCTCCGACGGCAAATTGGTGCCGCGCGCCGGGGTGGTCTACAAACTGACGCCCTATGTGTCGCTGTACAGCAGTTACACCGAGTCTTTCAAGCCAAACTCGTCCATTGCCAGCCAGATTGGCTCATTGCCGCCGGAACAGGGTAAGGCCTGGGAAGTCGGCAGCAAGGTCGAATTGCCCAACGGCGTTACCGGGACCCTGGCGTTGTTCGACATCACCAAACGTAACGTGATGGTCAGCGAACTGGTGGGTGGTGAAACCGTCACCCGAACCGCCGGACGCGTACGCTCGCAGGGCGTGGAATTGGATGTTGCCGGCAACATCACTGATTCGTTAAGCATGATCGGATCTTACGCATACACCGATGCGCGGGTGGTAGATGACCCGGACAACAAGGGTAAGGAGATGACCAACGTGGCGCGCCATACCGCCTCGCTGTTCCTGACGCAGGATCTGGGTTCCCCAGGGCTGTATAGCGGCGACAACGTACGCATTGGCGCAGGGGCGCGTTATGTTGGCCGTCGTCCAGGCGACGCTGCCAACAGTTTCAGTCTTGATAATTACACCGTTGCCGATGCCTTCGCCGCTTACACCATGCCGGTGCAGGGTTATCGGGTGAAGTGGCAATTGAACGTGAAGAATCTGTTCGACAAAACCTATTACCCTTCCAGCGGCGGCAATTTGCGCGTGGCTGTAGGGGAACCGCGAGAAGTGGTGCTGCGCGCCAGTGTCGACTTCTGA
- a CDS encoding GNAT family N-acetyltransferase, giving the protein MSLQIRLAQPQDIAQLIAVERSAAQLFHQQPAWRFIAEGPVMSAEQHADFIQRQNEWLAEGAAGEVAGFIAVVPQQQDWHIAELSVAANWQRQGIGRHLLVEVAALAALSGAQRLTLTTFIDVPWNAPYYRRLGFSPIAAERLSLSLRARLAEEVAQGFAAGSRCAMEFTLS; this is encoded by the coding sequence ATGAGCCTGCAAATCCGTTTGGCGCAGCCACAGGATATCGCTCAACTGATAGCCGTTGAGCGCTCGGCGGCGCAGCTGTTTCATCAACAACCGGCCTGGCGTTTTATCGCTGAAGGTCCGGTGATGAGCGCAGAGCAGCATGCTGATTTTATTCAGCGACAGAATGAATGGCTGGCGGAAGGTGCGGCGGGGGAGGTTGCCGGCTTTATCGCCGTCGTGCCACAACAGCAGGATTGGCATATCGCCGAACTGTCTGTGGCTGCCAACTGGCAACGTCAGGGCATCGGGCGCCACCTGCTCGTTGAGGTTGCGGCACTGGCCGCGTTATCGGGCGCGCAGCGCCTGACGCTAACCACTTTTATTGACGTGCCCTGGAATGCGCCTTATTACCGGCGTCTGGGGTTCAGTCCGATAGCCGCCGAACGGCTCAGCCTGTCGTTGAGGGCAAGGTTGGCGGAAGAGGTGGCGCAGGGTTTTGCTGCAGGCAGCCGCTGTGCCATGGAATTTACACTATCGTAA